One window from the genome of Deinococcus sp. NW-56 encodes:
- a CDS encoding GNAT family N-acetyltransferase, giving the protein MRVREATDADFPALAEVQGAVWPDHATTAETLAHEDADLRRHPVGAHLWRVVAEDPAGRVVGTGSLMQWPGMFHPDRYHAEVLVRPQDRGRGAGRALAAALEAHLRERGAREVLATSREDCPEGLAFLSRRGFEDHMRYFASALPLATFDPAGWTGAERLPEGLRLRSLADLVAEVGEEAAWRAYFDVYMAVRADVPRAGEATPLDFGHFRTRAEDERFWPEGVLFAVTEDGEVAALTELYADATDPTRLQTGLTGTRQEWRRRGVGLALKLAALRLARERGAQSVWTDNASSNVPMLELNERLGFVRQPAWVELRRGRVEEGPL; this is encoded by the coding sequence GTGAGGGTCCGCGAGGCGACAGACGCCGACTTCCCCGCGCTGGCCGAGGTGCAGGGGGCCGTGTGGCCCGACCACGCCACGACCGCCGAGACGCTGGCCCACGAGGACGCCGACCTGCGGCGGCACCCCGTCGGCGCCCACCTGTGGCGGGTGGTGGCCGAGGACCCGGCGGGCCGGGTGGTGGGCACGGGCTCGCTGATGCAGTGGCCGGGCATGTTTCACCCTGACCGCTACCACGCCGAGGTGCTGGTGCGCCCGCAGGACCGGGGCCGGGGCGCGGGCCGGGCACTCGCGGCGGCGCTGGAGGCCCACCTGCGGGAGCGCGGCGCCCGCGAGGTGCTGGCGACCTCCCGCGAGGACTGCCCCGAGGGGCTGGCCTTCCTGTCGCGGCGTGGCTTCGAGGACCATATGCGCTACTTCGCCAGCGCCCTGCCCCTCGCCACCTTCGACCCTGCGGGATGGACCGGGGCCGAGCGGCTGCCGGAGGGCCTGCGCCTGCGCTCGCTGGCCGACCTCGTGGCGGAGGTAGGGGAGGAGGCCGCGTGGCGGGCCTATTTCGACGTGTATATGGCCGTTCGCGCCGACGTGCCCCGCGCGGGCGAGGCCACGCCGCTGGACTTCGGGCACTTCCGGACGCGGGCGGAGGATGAGCGCTTCTGGCCGGAGGGCGTGCTGTTCGCCGTGACGGAGGACGGGGAAGTGGCCGCCCTGACCGAGCTGTACGCGGACGCCACCGACCCCACCCGGCTCCAGACGGGCCTGACCGGGACTCGCCAGGAGTGGCGGCGCCGGGGGGTGGGCCTCGCCCTCAAGCTCGCGGCGCTGCGGCTGGCCCGCGAACGCGGCGCACAGAGCGTCTGGACCGACAACGCCAGCAGCAACGTGCCCATGCTGGAGTTGAACGAGCGCCTGGGCTTCGTGCGCCAGCCTGCCTGGGTAGAGCTGCGACGGGGCCGGGTGGAGGAGGGACCGCTATGA
- a CDS encoding S9 family peptidase, protein MSHPGPLTPGPESLLALQFPSDPQVSPDGGRVAYVLTRVEEDDPRGADPARPDQDFPKPRYRSAVWLAGSGEEARPLTRGEGRDTSPRWSPDGTSLAFVREGSGEKGQLFLLPLEGGEARRVTRFKNPVQDVQWSPDGRFLSFLTTADDEDKRDEHGEARVITRPRYRFNGRDWLPERPARLWRYDVAAERLEEWHAPEVEVTGYAWLPDSSGALLISSASEMDAAQWRQEVYRLAHSGEREQVTRWNSAIQAVVPHPDGDRFILVGRPEGKGSPEDAHLFLAQPGGEWRRLDEGWDFPVGNIVGGDMHVGAFPALPTWVDADTLLVSSTVGGSCGLFRVGLDGTVTPQDHDPEGVIPAFTARGGGVALIRERADRFPEVELNGQPVTDLNASLPFAPRTPQRVTFTTEEGQEGEGWVLLPDGEERVPAVLTIHGGPHTAYGHAFTHEFQLMAARGYAVCYSNPRGSVGYGQAWASAIHGRWGTVDMADLLAFFDCCLEAHPRLDGERSAVMGGSYGGYMTNWITGHTDRFAAAITDRSICNLLSFGGTSDIGLRFWDDELGLNFHRSADALQLWEMSPLKYVEAVKTPTLIVHSVLDHRCPVEQAEQWYAALHLHGVPTRFVRFPGEDHELSRSGRPDRRLKRLEEYLGWLDRWLA, encoded by the coding sequence ATGTCACACCCCGGCCCCCTGACTCCTGGCCCCGAGAGCCTGCTCGCCCTCCAGTTCCCCTCCGACCCTCAGGTCAGCCCAGACGGGGGCCGGGTCGCCTACGTCCTTACGCGGGTGGAGGAGGACGACCCGCGCGGGGCCGACCCCGCCAGACCCGACCAGGACTTTCCCAAGCCGCGATACCGCTCGGCGGTATGGCTCGCGGGCAGCGGCGAGGAAGCCCGGCCCCTCACGCGGGGCGAGGGCCGCGACACCTCGCCCCGTTGGTCGCCGGATGGAACCTCGCTCGCCTTCGTGCGCGAGGGGAGCGGCGAGAAGGGCCAGCTTTTCCTGCTGCCGCTGGAGGGCGGTGAGGCGCGGCGGGTCACCCGGTTCAAGAACCCCGTGCAAGACGTGCAGTGGAGCCCGGACGGCCGTTTCCTCTCCTTCCTGACCACCGCCGACGATGAGGACAAGCGGGACGAGCACGGAGAGGCCCGCGTGATCACCCGCCCGCGCTACCGCTTCAACGGCCGCGACTGGCTGCCCGAGCGCCCCGCCCGGCTGTGGCGCTACGACGTGGCCGCCGAGCGGCTGGAGGAGTGGCACGCGCCGGAGGTCGAGGTCACGGGCTACGCCTGGCTCCCTGACAGCTCGGGCGCGTTGCTGATCTCCTCGGCGAGCGAGATGGACGCGGCCCAGTGGCGGCAGGAGGTCTATCGTCTTGCACACAGCGGCGAGCGCGAACAGGTGACCCGCTGGAACTCCGCGATTCAGGCGGTCGTGCCGCATCCGGACGGCGACCGCTTCATCCTGGTGGGCCGCCCCGAGGGCAAGGGCAGCCCGGAAGACGCCCACCTCTTCCTCGCACAGCCGGGCGGCGAGTGGCGGCGGCTGGACGAGGGCTGGGATTTTCCGGTTGGCAACATCGTGGGCGGGGACATGCACGTGGGGGCCTTTCCCGCACTTCCCACGTGGGTGGACGCGGACACCCTGCTCGTCAGCAGCACGGTGGGCGGCTCGTGCGGCCTGTTCCGGGTGGGGCTGGACGGGACGGTGACACCGCAGGACCACGACCCGGAAGGGGTCATCCCCGCCTTCACCGCGCGGGGAGGCGGTGTGGCCCTGATCCGCGAGCGGGCCGACCGTTTCCCGGAGGTGGAGCTGAACGGCCAGCCCGTCACCGACCTGAACGCGTCGCTCCCCTTCGCGCCCCGCACCCCGCAGCGCGTGACCTTCACCACCGAGGAAGGGCAGGAGGGCGAGGGCTGGGTGCTGCTCCCGGACGGCGAGGAGCGGGTGCCCGCCGTCCTGACCATTCACGGGGGACCGCACACGGCCTATGGGCACGCCTTTACCCACGAGTTTCAACTGATGGCGGCGCGGGGCTACGCGGTGTGCTACAGCAACCCGCGCGGCAGCGTGGGCTACGGGCAGGCGTGGGCGTCGGCGATCCACGGGCGCTGGGGCACGGTGGACATGGCCGACCTGCTGGCCTTTTTCGACTGCTGCCTGGAGGCCCACCCCCGGCTGGACGGCGAGCGCAGCGCCGTGATGGGCGGCAGCTACGGCGGCTACATGACGAACTGGATCACCGGGCACACCGATCGGTTTGCGGCGGCCATCACCGACCGTTCGATCTGCAACCTGCTCTCCTTCGGCGGCACCTCCGACATCGGCCTGCGCTTCTGGGACGACGAACTCGGGCTGAACTTCCACCGCTCGGCGGATGCCCTGCAACTGTGGGAGATGAGCCCGCTGAAGTACGTTGAGGCGGTGAAGACGCCCACCCTGATCGTCCACTCGGTCCTCGACCACCGCTGCCCGGTCGAGCAGGCCGAGCAGTGGTATGCCGCCCTGCACCTGCACGGGGTGCCCACCCGCTTCGTGCGTTTTCCCGGCGAGGACCATGAACTCTCGCGCTCGGGCCGCCCAGACCGCCGCCTGAAACGGCTGGAGGAGTACCTGGGCTGGCTGGACCGCTGGCTGGCGTAA
- a CDS encoding ABC transporter substrate-binding protein: MKRALLLLSLLAASAAHAQGSPRTVTIGLGYIPNVQFTPFYVADKLGYYRAEGVNVKFQHGYVSELMPLLLQGKLDFVVGDPEDAVFARNQGAPVRYVMAMYQKSPVTVFSTKPLNRAADLKGKTLGIPGTFGSSYAATRALLDAAGLREGRDVRLASIGFTQLEAVRAGRVDAAVGYLNNEVVGLRQAGERVYTLDLSAAYPMVGVGLITLDKTLGGDLARRVVRASQRGLKFTVGDPARAFRLAQPVFGSGGGSLEVLRASVPLMQSSYTRANGLGASDPAAWTKAVAALVGQGSLPAGTKASTFYTNSLISKTLR; this comes from the coding sequence ATGAAGCGTGCCCTCCTCCTGCTCTCCCTGCTCGCGGCTTCTGCGGCGCACGCGCAGGGCAGCCCCCGCACCGTCACCATCGGCCTGGGGTACATCCCCAACGTGCAGTTCACGCCCTTCTACGTGGCCGACAAGCTCGGGTACTACCGCGCCGAGGGCGTGAACGTGAAGTTCCAGCACGGCTACGTCTCGGAGCTGATGCCGCTGCTCCTTCAGGGCAAGCTCGACTTCGTGGTGGGGGACCCGGAGGACGCCGTCTTCGCCCGCAACCAGGGCGCCCCGGTGCGGTACGTCATGGCGATGTACCAGAAGTCGCCCGTGACGGTGTTCAGCACGAAGCCGCTGAACCGCGCCGCCGACCTGAAGGGCAAGACGCTGGGCATTCCCGGCACTTTTGGCAGCAGCTACGCCGCCACCCGCGCCCTGCTCGACGCGGCGGGGCTGCGCGAGGGCCGCGACGTGCGGCTGGCGAGCATCGGCTTCACGCAGCTCGAGGCGGTGCGGGCCGGGCGGGTGGACGCCGCCGTGGGCTACCTCAACAACGAGGTGGTGGGGCTGCGGCAGGCCGGGGAGCGGGTCTACACCCTGGACCTCAGCGCGGCCTACCCGATGGTGGGGGTCGGATTGATCACCCTCGACAAGACGCTGGGCGGCGACCTCGCCCGCCGGGTCGTGCGGGCCTCGCAGCGCGGGCTGAAGTTCACGGTGGGCGACCCCGCGCGGGCCTTCCGGCTGGCGCAGCCCGTCTTCGGGTCGGGGGGCGGCAGCCTGGAGGTGCTGCGGGCCAGCGTCCCGCTGATGCAAAGCAGCTATACCCGCGCCAACGGCCTGGGCGCGAGTGACCCCGCCGCCTGGACGAAGGCGGTCGCCGCGCTGGTGGGGCAGGGCAGCCTTCCCGCCGGGACGAAGGCGAGTACCTTCTACACCAACAGCCTGATCAGCAAGACGCTGCGGTGA
- a CDS encoding VUT family protein yields the protein MTYSVVGRPVIILTALYALSILLANLTLNQFIPLPVFGLLSVGTIFFAPVFTLRDRIHRAGGLRAVYIAIALALLVNTVAAVLTDTPWRFVGASFLAILVGELADTAVYQRLIQKSWWTRVLASNAVSVPLDSVLFTLLAFYGDMSSRDIAQIIFADILAKYAIAALFALRVRQVSRAAA from the coding sequence ATGACCTATTCCGTCGTCGGCCGCCCGGTCATCATCCTGACCGCGCTGTACGCCCTGAGCATCCTGCTCGCCAACCTCACGCTCAATCAGTTCATCCCGCTGCCCGTGTTCGGGCTGCTCAGCGTGGGGACCATTTTCTTTGCGCCCGTGTTCACCCTGCGCGACCGGATTCACCGGGCGGGGGGCCTCCGGGCCGTGTACATCGCCATCGCGCTGGCGCTGCTGGTCAACACCGTGGCGGCGGTCCTGACCGACACACCGTGGCGCTTCGTGGGCGCGTCCTTTCTCGCCATTCTGGTGGGCGAGCTGGCCGACACCGCCGTCTACCAGCGCCTGATTCAGAAGAGCTGGTGGACCCGGGTGCTCGCCAGCAACGCGGTCAGCGTGCCGCTGGATTCCGTCCTGTTCACGCTGCTGGCCTTCTACGGCGACATGAGCAGCCGCGACATCGCGCAGATCATCTTCGCGGACATCCTCGCCAAGTACGCGATCGCGGCCCTGTTCGCGCTGCGGGTGCGGCAGGTCAGCCGCGCCGCCGCCTGA
- a CDS encoding PIG-L deacetylase family protein, with protein MTQPLKLLLIVPHPDDEVYGAAGTLMDLLGEGHPCGLVTLTRGEAGRTLGLAEGPEELARMRAAELQACLDEIGLTTHPGSVHEQHAFPDKYLQDQPFEPLVEVAREAMTRLRPETVLTFPPNGSNGHPDHVTTHRAVKAAWDSLPPAQRPQLWYYASPTPPEREDLRAAWLAPTLRRDVTRHVTRKLRAIGCHRSQALSTVDFIRKFPERITEETFYELED; from the coding sequence ATGACCCAGCCCCTCAAGCTGCTGCTGATCGTGCCCCACCCCGACGACGAGGTCTACGGGGCCGCCGGAACCCTGATGGACCTGCTGGGGGAGGGACACCCCTGCGGCCTCGTGACCCTCACACGCGGCGAGGCGGGACGCACCCTGGGCCTGGCCGAGGGACCGGAGGAACTCGCCCGGATGCGGGCGGCAGAATTGCAGGCCTGCCTCGACGAGATCGGCCTGACCACCCACCCCGGCAGCGTCCACGAGCAGCACGCCTTTCCCGACAAGTATCTGCAAGACCAGCCTTTCGAGCCGCTGGTGGAAGTCGCGCGGGAGGCGATGACCCGGCTGCGACCGGAGACGGTGCTGACCTTTCCCCCCAACGGCAGCAACGGCCACCCCGACCACGTCACCACCCACCGGGCGGTGAAGGCCGCCTGGGATAGCCTGCCGCCTGCCCAGCGCCCCCAACTCTGGTACTACGCCAGCCCCACCCCCCCGGAGCGCGAGGACCTGCGGGCGGCGTGGCTCGCGCCCACCCTGCGCCGGGACGTGACCCGGCACGTCACCCGCAAGCTGCGGGCCATCGGGTGCCACCGCAGCCAGGCGCTAAGCACGGTCGATTTCATCCGCAAGTTCCCCGAGCGCATCACGGAGGAGACGTTCTACGAGCTGGAGGACTGA
- a CDS encoding GNAT family N-acetyltransferase has protein sequence MTFQERTFAARPVGESEWDAAARVWTLACPHDPVSGSDLRKRDAEQRDWGYTAFTLVALAGEDVVGLANVYQNPGAYHPHRYTLELAVHPGWQGRGAGRALWAALLPRLRAVGAQGIRTLAREDHPIASGFLTRRGFAPGKRYFTSSLDLTTFDEAPFRDLLARLRAQGVRVRSLTELRAAGTPDLTGRLHALMSDVRQDVPRAEPATPLSRQVFEEAVLGDSALLPDAYLIAEAAGGEWIGQTTLFRTEASPDLLTGLTGVTRAARGQGVATALKLHAIRAGRALGGTLIRTDNASDNAPMLAINDRLGFVRDPASVSWGLEL, from the coding sequence ATGACCTTTCAGGAGAGGACGTTCGCCGCCCGCCCGGTGGGCGAATCCGAGTGGGACGCCGCCGCACGGGTCTGGACCCTGGCCTGCCCACATGACCCCGTGAGCGGGAGTGATTTGCGCAAGCGGGACGCCGAGCAGCGCGACTGGGGCTATACGGCCTTCACGCTGGTCGCACTCGCGGGAGAAGACGTGGTGGGGCTGGCGAACGTCTACCAGAATCCCGGCGCCTACCACCCGCACCGCTACACGCTGGAACTCGCCGTGCATCCCGGCTGGCAGGGGCGGGGGGCGGGGCGGGCGTTGTGGGCGGCGCTGCTGCCCCGGCTGCGGGCGGTAGGGGCGCAGGGGATTCGCACCCTGGCCCGTGAGGACCACCCCATCGCGTCGGGCTTCCTGACCCGGCGGGGCTTTGCGCCGGGCAAGCGGTACTTCACGAGCAGCCTCGACCTCACCACCTTCGACGAGGCCCCTTTCCGTGACCTGCTGGCCCGGCTGCGGGCGCAGGGAGTGCGGGTGCGGAGCCTGACGGAGTTGCGGGCCGCCGGAACTCCTGACCTGACGGGCCGCCTTCACGCCCTGATGAGCGACGTGCGCCAGGACGTGCCCCGCGCCGAACCCGCCACGCCCCTCTCCCGGCAGGTCTTCGAGGAGGCGGTGCTGGGGGACTCCGCCCTCCTCCCCGACGCCTACCTGATCGCCGAGGCTGCCGGGGGCGAGTGGATCGGCCAGACCACCCTCTTCCGCACCGAGGCCAGCCCCGACCTGCTGACCGGGCTGACCGGCGTGACGCGGGCGGCGCGGGGGCAGGGCGTGGCGACCGCGCTCAAGCTGCACGCCATCCGCGCGGGCCGGGCGCTGGGCGGCACCCTGATTCGCACGGACAATGCCAGCGACAACGCGCCCATGCTGGCGATCAACGACCGCCTGGGCTTCGTGCGCGACCCCGCGAGCGTGAGCTGGGGGCTGGAGCTGTAA
- a CDS encoding DUF4142 domain-containing protein, translating into MSHERRLNGGLPGSPAGLSGCGQFCPGGHPIKRTLILSALTLSLALPTAAVAGGAADPLGPVSTAQVSNDTDVLFMEVMTMSNLTEIQTSRLALQKSSNAEVRAYAQQMITEHTRAQAELNTLAAQRGVRLADKPGADQRLLYNRLTTLSGAAFDAAYKNVQVGGHKMTLDLIQTYRSFGKDQALLAMAAKMEPVVAGHLAEAQELP; encoded by the coding sequence TTGAGTCATGAACGGCGGCTCAATGGTGGCCTACCGGGAAGCCCGGCGGGCCTGTCAGGCTGCGGCCAGTTCTGCCCAGGAGGTCACCCCATAAAACGTACCCTGATCCTGTCTGCCCTGACCCTTTCGCTGGCCCTGCCCACCGCCGCCGTCGCGGGGGGCGCAGCCGATCCCCTCGGCCCGGTGAGCACCGCGCAGGTGTCCAACGACACCGACGTGCTGTTCATGGAAGTCATGACCATGAGCAACCTCACCGAGATTCAGACCTCGCGCCTCGCCCTGCAAAAGAGCAGCAACGCCGAGGTCCGGGCCTACGCCCAGCAGATGATCACCGAGCACACCCGCGCCCAGGCCGAGCTGAACACGCTCGCCGCCCAGCGCGGGGTGCGGCTGGCCGACAAGCCGGGCGCCGACCAGCGCCTGCTGTACAACCGCCTGACCACCCTGTCGGGCGCGGCCTTCGACGCCGCCTACAAGAACGTGCAGGTCGGCGGCCACAAGATGACCCTCGACCTGATCCAGACCTACCGCAGCTTCGGCAAGGATCAGGCCCTTCTGGCGATGGCCGCCAAGATGGAACCCGTCGTGGCGGGCCACCTCGCCGAGGCCCAGGAACTGCCCTGA
- a CDS encoding M20 family metallopeptidase — protein sequence MVSLPPAPDLAALLDDLRVLTEIESPSTDPAAIARVMDVAEAWALDLGATVEHLSGGTRRFAFGVTGAARPLLILAHADTVWPHGTLATMPWRVEGDRVYGPGTYDMKAGLVGAFHALRTLRNGWPRGGVVLLLTPDEEIGSASSREHIEAAARESRAVLVVEPPVADTHALKVGRKGVGDFHLHFQGVASHAGNKPEEGASAITEAARAVLAVQGLARPEVGTTVSVGRIAGGGAVNVIPATCTLDIDVRVATLAEAERVTAGIEGLEPQDPRVALTVTGGLNRPPFERGPGTERLFEQAQAVARELGFEVTGEVVGGGSDGNFTAPLCPTLDGLGAPGDGAHAAHEHVRLDRWPDHVQLLTRLMQGL from the coding sequence ATGGTGTCCCTGCCCCCTGCTCCGGACCTCGCCGCCCTGCTGGACGACCTGCGGGTCCTCACCGAGATCGAGTCGCCCTCGACCGACCCCGCCGCCATCGCCCGCGTGATGGACGTGGCGGAAGCCTGGGCGCTGGACCTGGGGGCCACGGTCGAGCACCTCTCCGGCGGGACCCGGCGCTTCGCCTTCGGGGTGACGGGGGCGGCGCGGCCCCTGCTGATCCTCGCGCACGCGGACACGGTGTGGCCCCACGGCACCCTGGCGACGATGCCCTGGCGGGTGGAGGGCGACCGGGTGTATGGTCCCGGCACCTACGACATGAAGGCGGGGCTGGTGGGCGCCTTCCACGCCCTGCGAACCCTTCGGAACGGGTGGCCGCGCGGCGGCGTGGTGCTGCTGCTGACCCCTGACGAGGAGATCGGCAGCGCCAGCAGCCGGGAACACATCGAGGCCGCTGCCCGGGAAAGCCGCGCGGTCCTGGTCGTGGAACCCCCCGTGGCCGACACCCACGCGCTCAAGGTCGGCCGCAAGGGCGTGGGCGACTTCCACCTGCACTTTCAGGGGGTCGCCTCGCACGCGGGCAACAAGCCGGAGGAGGGCGCGAGCGCGATCACCGAAGCCGCCCGCGCCGTTCTCGCGGTGCAGGGGCTCGCCCGCCCGGAGGTAGGCACCACCGTGAGCGTGGGGCGCATCGCCGGGGGCGGGGCCGTGAACGTGATTCCGGCGACCTGCACGCTGGACATCGACGTGCGGGTGGCGACGCTAGCCGAGGCCGAACGGGTGACGGCAGGGATTGAGGGGCTGGAGCCGCAGGACCCCCGCGTGGCGCTAACCGTCACCGGGGGCCTCAACCGCCCGCCCTTCGAGCGCGGCCCCGGTACCGAGCGCCTCTTCGAGCAGGCGCAGGCGGTCGCCCGCGAACTGGGCTTCGAGGTCACGGGCGAGGTCGTGGGCGGCGGCAGCGACGGCAACTTCACCGCGCCGCTGTGCCCCACGTTGGACGGGCTGGGCGCTCCCGGCGACGGGGCACACGCCGCCCATGAACACGTGCGCCTTGACCGCTGGCCGGATCACGTCCAGCTGCTGACCCGGCTGATGCAGGGGCTGTGA
- a CDS encoding arginase gives MLLSIDWDAFSGTRELVFDAPIWGTRDREEDRVEAWRERARKRGGQGWEGLAADFPLYPGWEALERYAGVPTHVTLTHADAWEWLAAFPGAHVLNVDSHHDLASLSGDPARVRPGNWAGLALASGRARHYTCLYPDWHADLPVAEGYDLERTQGEVAPLLAPEVRDRVTLTRGLSWPDPAEVAALLLVQSPAWTNPAHDAAFFRLARVLNAVPLTPPLDRSAAG, from the coding sequence CTGCTGCTCTCCATCGACTGGGACGCCTTTTCCGGAACCCGCGAACTCGTCTTCGACGCGCCCATCTGGGGCACCCGCGACCGCGAGGAAGACCGGGTGGAGGCGTGGCGGGAGCGTGCCCGCAAGCGCGGTGGCCAGGGCTGGGAGGGCTTGGCCGCCGACTTCCCCCTCTATCCCGGCTGGGAGGCGCTGGAGCGCTACGCGGGCGTCCCCACCCACGTCACCCTGACGCACGCAGATGCCTGGGAGTGGCTGGCGGCCTTCCCCGGTGCCCATGTGCTCAACGTGGACAGCCACCACGACCTCGCCAGCCTCAGCGGTGATCCTGCGCGGGTGCGGCCCGGCAACTGGGCGGGGCTGGCCCTGGCGTCGGGACGGGCGCGGCACTACACCTGTCTCTACCCGGACTGGCACGCGGACCTGCCCGTCGCGGAAGGGTACGACCTGGAGCGCACGCAGGGCGAAGTGGCACCTCTGCTCGCGCCCGAGGTGCGAGACCGGGTGACCCTGACGCGGGGCCTAAGCTGGCCCGACCCCGCCGAGGTCGCCGCCCTGCTGCTGGTGCAGTCGCCCGCGTGGACGAACCCCGCGCACGACGCGGCCTTTTTCCGGCTGGCGCGGGTGCTGAACGCTGTGCCGCTGACGCCACCGCTGGACCGTTCGGCGGCCGGTTGA
- a CDS encoding GNAT family N-acetyltransferase — MTELPFTLRPPRKPEDYPALARVRSTFDPEWPVTPDLLRVWDEALDPSLFNTELVAEQGGEVVASGQIGHDDFAFEEWRYWGGLTVHPDARGQGLGSALYAALLAQVRERGAREVRTMLTDQPWHEAGRAFVERRGFRVAWERYESRLHTGDVNLGSFGELLEGVAAHGVELHSVADLAADPQRDRRLWELDWLLFQDVPMGNTLTRRPLELWLKQELEDPTFAPELSFVAVRPGLDDPLTGPYVGYSTLMRNPAGFYVIGMTGVRREDRGRGIAKALKVAAMRALAVSGGGEIRTFNDKPNAAMLEMNRALGFRRGPTHLRYELHMGADLGEGA; from the coding sequence GTGACCGAGCTCCCCTTCACCCTTCGTCCACCCCGCAAGCCGGAGGACTACCCGGCCCTGGCCCGCGTGCGCTCGACCTTTGACCCCGAATGGCCCGTGACGCCCGACCTGCTGCGCGTCTGGGACGAGGCCCTTGACCCCAGCCTTTTCAACACCGAACTCGTGGCCGAACAGGGCGGTGAGGTGGTAGCCAGCGGGCAGATCGGCCACGACGACTTCGCCTTCGAGGAGTGGCGCTACTGGGGTGGACTGACCGTTCACCCGGACGCTCGGGGGCAGGGCCTCGGCTCGGCCCTGTACGCGGCGCTGCTGGCACAGGTTCGCGAGCGGGGCGCCCGCGAGGTCCGCACCATGCTGACCGACCAGCCCTGGCATGAGGCGGGCCGCGCCTTCGTGGAGCGCCGGGGCTTCCGGGTGGCCTGGGAGCGCTACGAGTCGCGGCTGCACACCGGGGACGTGAACCTCGGTTCGTTCGGGGAGCTGCTGGAGGGAGTGGCCGCGCACGGGGTGGAACTGCACTCGGTGGCTGACCTCGCCGCCGATCCCCAGCGCGACCGCCGATTGTGGGAACTCGACTGGCTGCTTTTTCAGGACGTGCCCATGGGCAACACCCTGACCCGCCGCCCGCTGGAGCTGTGGCTCAAGCAGGAACTGGAAGATCCCACCTTCGCCCCCGAGCTGTCCTTCGTGGCCGTGCGGCCGGGGCTGGACGATCCTCTCACCGGCCCCTACGTGGGCTATTCCACCCTGATGCGCAACCCGGCGGGCTTCTACGTGATCGGCATGACGGGCGTGCGGCGCGAGGACCGGGGGAGGGGCATCGCCAAGGCGCTCAAGGTGGCCGCAATGCGGGCGCTGGCCGTATCGGGCGGCGGCGAGATTCGCACCTTCAACGACAAGCCGAACGCCGCCATGCTGGAGATGAACCGCGCCCTGGGCTTTCGCCGGGGACCGACCCACCTGCGCTACGAGCTGCACATGGGGGCAGACCTGGGGGAGGGGGCGTGA
- a CDS encoding A24 family peptidase, translated as MSLDLLLVVFAGVLGLLVGSFSNVLIWRLPRGENVAFPPSHCPRCDHRLSPRDLVPVGSWVALGGKCRYCRAPIKARYPVVELLTGVGYATIAALYPFALYGGATLGLFVLFTLLLVASAIDLDTYTIPDELTLPGVALGVGFSFLNARSGAVEGLGLPTPAEAAQGALLGAGLLVTIDLIGSWVLRRFRERRYPETPIGYQQIALALLVGAWAGLGWGVAAAVLSAAANLLARRVVRVPELLTLGGLLVSVMLGGSGFGPGLIVMVQGALAAGGAVALLAGVYWWLRGDAADEDAPFDPAAMGFGDVKLAAVIGAFLGWERLLVAVVVAVFAGALLGLVQVALKRENRLKFGPYLALGAVVALIWGGAVVESYRTLLGL; from the coding sequence GTGAGTCTCGACCTCCTGCTCGTGGTGTTCGCTGGCGTGCTCGGCCTGCTGGTGGGGTCGTTTTCCAATGTGCTGATCTGGCGGCTGCCGCGCGGGGAAAACGTCGCCTTTCCGCCCAGCCACTGCCCCCGCTGCGACCACCGCCTGTCTCCCCGCGACCTCGTGCCCGTGGGGTCGTGGGTGGCGCTGGGCGGCAAGTGCCGCTACTGCCGCGCTCCCATCAAGGCCCGCTATCCGGTGGTCGAGCTGCTGACCGGAGTGGGGTACGCGACCATCGCCGCGCTTTACCCTTTCGCGCTGTACGGCGGAGCCACGCTGGGCCTGTTCGTGCTGTTCACGCTGCTGCTGGTAGCCAGCGCCATCGATCTGGACACCTACACCATCCCCGACGAGCTGACGCTGCCGGGGGTGGCGCTGGGCGTGGGCTTCAGCTTTCTGAATGCGCGGTCGGGGGCGGTGGAGGGTTTGGGACTGCCGACCCCCGCCGAGGCCGCGCAGGGGGCGCTGCTGGGCGCGGGCCTACTGGTGACCATCGACCTGATCGGGTCGTGGGTGCTGCGACGCTTCCGCGAGCGGCGCTACCCGGAAACGCCCATCGGGTATCAGCAGATCGCGCTCGCGCTGCTGGTGGGCGCGTGGGCCGGGCTGGGGTGGGGCGTGGCGGCGGCGGTGCTGTCGGCGGCGGCGAACCTGCTCGCGCGGCGGGTCGTCCGGGTGCCGGAACTGCTCACCCTGGGGGGCCTGCTCGTCAGCGTGATGCTGGGAGGGTCGGGCTTTGGCCCCGGCCTGATCGTGATGGTGCAGGGGGCGCTCGCTGCTGGGGGTGCTGTCGCGCTCCTCGCGGGCGTGTACTGGTGGCTGCGCGGCGACGCTGCCGACGAGGACGCCCCCTTTGACCCCGCCGCGATGGGCTTCGGAGATGTGAAGCTGGCGGCCGTCATCGGGGCGTTCCTGGGCTGGGAGCGGCTGCTGGTGGCGGTCGTGGTTGCCGTGTTCGCGGGGGCGCTGCTGGGGCTGGTGCAGGTGGCCCTGAAACGCGAGAATCGCCTCAAGTTCGGCCCCTACCTCGCGCTGGGCGCGGTGGTGGCGTTGATCTGGGGCGGGGCCGTGGTGGAGAGCTACCGGACGCTGCTGGGCCTGTAG